From the Fusobacterium ulcerans ATCC 49185 genome, the window GAAGCTTCCTTATATCAAGGGCTTTTGCTGAAAATGCTATAGATGGCGGAGAGATATTTATTGCTCCAAAAATATTGGGAGATGGGGAGGCAATGCCTTTTATAAAGGGATTTAATTGTGAAAATATTTCTGATGGATTTCAGCTGGAAAATGTTAAAATAAATAATTATGGGAATAATGTATCGATGGAATTTTACAGATAGAGAGGAGAGTGAGTTCTATTTTTACAGGACTTGTAGAAGAGATGGGAGAAGTCCTTGCTATTGAAAATGGTGAGAAATCTCTTAAGATAAAAATAAAATGTAAAAAAGTCTTAGATAAAAGTAAGATTGGAGATAGTATAGCAACAAATGGAACTTGTCTTACTGCTGTTGAGATAGGGGAGAACTATTTCACTGCTGACTGCATGTATGAAACAGTAAAAAGAACTAATCTAAAAAGACTTAAAGCAGGAGATAAGGTAAATCTTGAAAAATCTATCACATTGGCAACTCCTCTTGGAGGACATCTTGTAACAGGAGATGTGGACTGTGAAGGAACTATTGCTTCAATAACTTCTGAAGGAATAGCTAAGATATATGAGATAGAGATAGACAGACAATATATGAAATATGTAGTGGAAAAAGGAAGAGTAACTTTAGATGGAGCAAGTTTGACAGTTATGAGAATGACAGATAATAGTTTAAGTGTATCTCTTATACCACATACTCAGGAAATGGTAACATTAGGAAGTAAAAATATAGGAGATCATATAAATGTAGAAACTGATCTCATAGGAAAATATGTAGAAAGACTGCTTAGTTTTTCTGGTGAAGATAAAAAAGAAGGATTACTTACAAGAGAGTTTCTCTTGGAAAATGGATTTTAAAGGAGAGTGAATTAATAATGTTAGATAGAATAGAAGACGCTCTGGAAGATTTAAGAGCTGGAAAATCAATAATTGTAGTAGATGATGAAAATCGTGAGAATGAAGGAGATATAATCTGTGCAGCAGAGTTTGCAACATTAGAAAATGTAAATCTTATGGCTGCCCATGCAAGAGGACTTATCTGTATGCCTATGTCACAAGAATATATAGAAAAATTAGATCTACCTCAAATGTGTAGTGATAATACTGATAATCATTGTACAGCTTTTACAGTGTCTATTGATCATGTGGATACAACAACTGGAATTTCAGCATACGAGCGTGGAATTACAGCTATGAAAGTAGTAGAGGAAGGTGCAAAACCAAAAGATTTTAGAAGACCAGGACACATGTTCCCTCTTAGAGCAAAAGAAGGAGGAGTTCTTGTAAGAAATGGGCATACAGAAGCAACTGTAGATCTTATGGTACTTGCAGGGCTTAAACCAGTAGGATTATGTTGCGAAATAATGAAAGAAGATGGAATGATGGCAAGAATGGATGACCTTCAGGAATTTGCTAAAAAATTTAATCTTAAAATGATATCTATAGAAGATCTTCAAAAATACAGAAGAAAAAATGAAAAACTTATGGAAATATCTGTAAAAGCAAAAATGCCAACTGCTCAAGGAGAATTTGAAATTGTTGGTTTTGATAATAAACTTGATGACAAAGAGCATATTGCCCTTATAAAAGGAGATTTGGAAGGAAAAGAAGATGTTCTTATAAGAATCCATTCAGAATGTTTCACTGGAGATATTTTAGGATCATTAAGATGTGATTGTGGTTCTCAATTAAAAAGAGCTATGAAGAGAGTAGATGAAGAGGGAGAGGGAGCAGTTCTTTATTTAAGACAGGAAGGAAGAGGAATTGGACTTCTTAATAAACTTAGAGCTTATACTCTTCAGGATAATGGGGCAGATACTGTAGAAGCAAATGTAAAACTTGGATTTGATCCAGATATGAGAGATTATTCTATAGCAGCTCAAATGATAAAAGCTCTTGGAATAAAATCAGTAAGGGTAATGACTAACAACCCAGAAAAAATTAAAGGGCTTGAAGAGTATGGAATAAAAGTAACTGGAAGAGAAGCTATTGAAACAGGATTTAATCCATCTAATGAAAGATATATGAAAACTAAAAAAGAAAAAATGGGGCATATACTTCACATCTAATATAAGAAAATAAAGTATTTGGGGAAATGAGTTCATCATTTAAAAAAATGGACTCATTTCTTTTTTTTCCAATAAATGCTATAATTAAAAAAAATAAAAAATGTGGAGAAATTATGGAAAATATTAAAGAAACAATAACTGTATCTGCTAATGAAAATGATAAGGGAAAAAGAATAGATAGTTTTTTGAATGAAGTAATAGATGATGCAACAAGATCATACATCCAAAAAATAATTGATAATGGATATGTGGAAATAACTGGGAAAAAAGTTACCAAAAGTGGGAACAAACTTAAAGGAACAGAAACAATAGTAGTAAATATTCCAGAAGATGAAATTCTTGATGTGATACCAGAAAATATTCCTCTTAATATAATATATGAAGATAAGGATATAGTTGTCCTAAATAAAGCACCTGATATGGTAGTTCATCCGGCTCATGGAAACTATAGTGGAACTCTTGTAAATGCTCTGCTTTATCATATAAAGGATCTTTCTACTATCAATGGAGTAATAAGACCTGGGATTGTTCACAGGCTGGATAAGGACACAAGTGGTGTTATAGTAGTGGCTAAAAATGATGAAGCTCATTCAACTCTTTCAGATATGTTTAAGGAAAAGACTTTGGAAAAAATATATGTCTGCATAGCTAAAGGGATATTTAAGGATAAATCTGGAAGAGTAGAAACTCTTATAGGAAGAGATTCAAAAGACAGAAAAAAGATGACTGTAGTAGATATAAATGGAAAAAATGCTATTTCTAATTATGAAGTATTAGATGAAGGGAAAAATTTCTCCCTTGTAAAAGTGAGAATAGAAACAGGAAGAACTCATCAGATAAGAGTTCATATGAAGTATCTTAATCATCCAATATTGGGGGATTCAGTATATGGGAACAGTAGCGAGGGAGTAAAGAGGCAAATGCTTCATGCATACAAGTTAAAATTTATCCATCCTATAACTAAAAAAGAAATGGTAGTTACAGCAGATATACCAGAAGATTTTAAGAGAGCAGCAAAATTTGCTGGAGTAGATATAGATAAAATAAATTTCTAAAAAAGGACTGATCATGAAAAATAAAAAGAATGATGAAAGACCAGAAAATCAACTAGGACTTTTTTCTGTAGAAGAGAAAAAAGTAACAAGAGGAAGAAAGAAAAAAGAAATTTTAAATCAAGAAGAGGAAGATATATCACTTCGTGATTTCGATATTAACATAGGAGAAGAAATCATAGGAGTAGATGAAGCAGGGAGAGGACCTCTGGCAGGAGCTGTAGTAGCTGCTGCTGTAAAAATAAAAGACTACAACAGTAAGTTAGATGAAATAAATGACTCAAAGCAATTATCAGAAAAAAAGAGAGAAAAGCTTTATGATGTTATAAAGGAACATTTTTATGTAGGTGTTGGAGTAGCAGATTCTAAAGAGATAGATGAAATAAATATACTCAATGCTACATTTTTAGCGATGAGAAGAGCTTTAGAGAATTTGAAGAAAGAGTGTGATGGAGAATATCTTGTATTAGTAGATGGAAATTTTAAGATAAGAGAGTACAAAGGAAGACAGGAACCTGTAATTAAAGGTGATGGAAAAAGCCTTTCCATAGCAGCAGCTTCAATAATAGCAAAAGTAACAAGAGATAGAATGATGAGAGAAGAAGCTCTTAAATATCCTCTATATGGTTTTGAAAAGCATAAAGGTTATGGAACGAAACAACATAGAGATGCAATAGAAGAGCATGGAGTATTAGATATACACAGAAAAAGTTTTCTTACTAAAATATTAAAATAAAAGACTGGAGTTTCTTATGAATAAAAGAAAAAAAGGAAGCATTTATGAAGAGAGAGCAGCAGAGTTTTTAGAAAAAAATTCATATGAAATTTTAGAAAAAAATTACCATGGTAAACATGGAGAGATAGATTTAATAGCATTAAAGGATGGACAAATCATATTTATCGAGGTAAAATATAGAGAAACATCTAAGTATGGTTATGGTGTAGAAGCTGTAGATAAAAGAAAAGCTGTGAGAATATATAAGACTGCAGAGGAGTATCTTATAAAAAATCATATGGAAGATCATAATATTAGATTTGACTGTATAAGCTATTTAGGAGAAAATCAAGAATGGCTTAAAAATATTTTATGGGGTGATGAAATTGGATTTTAAGTGTGTAAAATGCGGATGTGATAAATATCAGGTAAAAACTTCGATTTTACCAGAAAAAAGTCCAGGATTGAGGCTGGAATTGAGTACTTATTATATAAAGACATGCTTAAACTGTGGATATACAGAAATATATTCTGCAAAAATAGTGGATATGGAAAAAGATGAAGAGCTTAAGCCAGAATTTTAGAAAACTTTTCTTTTCAGTAAAATGTTCAATATGTGGAAAAATTGTGGATTCTGAAAATCATTACATATGTCATGAGTGTTTCAAAATATTGAGAAGAAAAGGTGAAATAAAAAATATAGATAATTATTACTTCTTATACTATTATGAAGAAGATATAAAAAAAGTTATAACAGATTACAAACTTAAGAATAGAAAGGGACTTTCGAAAGAAATTTCTATTTTAATAAAAAAACCTTTAAAGGAACTGATAAGTGAAAAAAGAATAAATATAGTGATACCAGTTCCAATAAGTAGAAACAGAATGAGAGAAAGAGGTTTTAATCAGGTTGAAGAAATATTGAAAGAATTGGATATAGGTTATAAAACAATAGATAGAATAAAAGATACAGAACATATGTATTCTATATTAGAAGAGAAAAGAAGAGAAGAAAACATTAAAAAAGCCTTTAAAAATAATGAGGTAAATGCAGATGGAAAAAATATACTCATAATAGATGATATAGTAACTACAGGAAGTACAATAAGAGAAGTAGTGAAAGAGATAAGTGAAAAAAGTTCTCCAAAAGAGATATATATTTTTTCTGTAGCGATGTCAAAATTCTTTAAAAAATAAATAAAAACAGAGGTTATGATGGAAGTATATGTAGATAATGTAAAAATGGAGATGAAACAGAAAAATTTTAAAAGTTTGGGAAATGCAATTTCTGCAATCAATAAAAAACTTATGAAAGAAAATAAAATACCCCATGAAATATATGTGAATGGGAGTACTTTAAGAGATAACAGTATTATAGGAGGAAAGGATCTTAAAGTTATTGAAGTAATAACAAAAACTCATGGAGCTATGATATTAGAATCAATTCTTACTGCTAAAGAATCTATAGACAGATATTTTGATATATTTGATGATATGGAAGAAAGCGGACAGGAAAGCCTTAATGATGAAGATGAAATACAGCTCATAGAAATGGTGATTTTTTTGAGATGGTTTTATAATCTTCTTCTTTTAATAAAGGAAAATCATATACTTGATTTTATATATGAAGACTTTGATGAATATATAGAAGATTTCAGGAAAGAACTGGAAGTTGCAGAGAAGGCATATGAAGCAAGAGATCTCATTGGATTTATAGATATACTTGAGTTCTCGATAGGAGATCTTCTGGTAGAATTTTATGATAATGTAGAAGATTATTACAATGATATTGCTGAAGAAGAAAATCGTAAAAGATTGCTCAATTAATAGTTATTATATGACCAATGATACATTTGAAAAATAATGATTACTGTGATAATATTTATTGAAAAGTAAATATAAAAATGGAGGTTATTTAGGATGAGAAAAAAAGTTATAGCTGGGAACTGGAAAATGAATAAAACTAATGCAGAAGCGGTGGAAATGCTTACTGAATTAAAGGAGCTTGTAAAAGGAATAGATAATGTTGGAATAATAATAGGAGCTCCCTTTACAGCTCTGTCAGATGCTGTAAAGGCTGTAAAAGGAAGCAATATAGCAATAGCAGCAGAAAATGTTTATCCAAAAGATTCAGGAGCATATACAGGGGAAGTTTCTCCATCTATGCTTAAAGCTATAGGAGTAGAATATGTTATTTTAGGGCATTCAGAAAGAAGAGAATATTTTAAAGAATGTGATGAATTTATAAATGAAAAAGTAAAAGCTGTACTAGCTGCTGGAATGTTGCCAATACTATGTATTGGGGAAAAATTAGAAGAAAGAGAATCAGGAAAAACTGGTGAAGTTACTGAAACTCAAATCAGAGGTGGATTGAAAGATCTTACTGCTGAAGAAGCTAAAAAAGTAATAGTTGCCTATGAACCAGTATGGGCAATAGGAACAGGAAAAACTGCTACACCTGAAATGGCACAAGAAACACACAGACAAGTAAGAGATGTACTTGTGTCTATGTTTGGAAATGAAACTGCTGAAGAGATGATAATCCAATATGGAGGATCAATGAAACCTGATAATGCTGTTGAATTATTAGCACAAAAGGATATTGATGGTGGACTTATAGGAGGAGCATCTTTAAAAGCTTCTTCATTTGCTAAAATAGTTGTAGCAGGAAAATAAAAGAGGTGGAAAATCGAATGAACAAAAAACCATTAATGCTTATGATATTAGATGGATGGGGTATTAATAAACATCCAGAACAAAAAAATGCAATAGTAGC encodes:
- a CDS encoding bifunctional 3,4-dihydroxy-2-butanone-4-phosphate synthase/GTP cyclohydrolase II; the encoded protein is MLDRIEDALEDLRAGKSIIVVDDENRENEGDIICAAEFATLENVNLMAAHARGLICMPMSQEYIEKLDLPQMCSDNTDNHCTAFTVSIDHVDTTTGISAYERGITAMKVVEEGAKPKDFRRPGHMFPLRAKEGGVLVRNGHTEATVDLMVLAGLKPVGLCCEIMKEDGMMARMDDLQEFAKKFNLKMISIEDLQKYRRKNEKLMEISVKAKMPTAQGEFEIVGFDNKLDDKEHIALIKGDLEGKEDVLIRIHSECFTGDILGSLRCDCGSQLKRAMKRVDEEGEGAVLYLRQEGRGIGLLNKLRAYTLQDNGADTVEANVKLGFDPDMRDYSIAAQMIKALGIKSVRVMTNNPEKIKGLEEYGIKVTGREAIETGFNPSNERYMKTKKEKMGHILHI
- a CDS encoding YraN family protein → MNKRKKGSIYEERAAEFLEKNSYEILEKNYHGKHGEIDLIALKDGQIIFIEVKYRETSKYGYGVEAVDKRKAVRIYKTAEEYLIKNHMEDHNIRFDCISYLGENQEWLKNILWGDEIGF
- a CDS encoding chemotaxis protein; this encodes MEVYVDNVKMEMKQKNFKSLGNAISAINKKLMKENKIPHEIYVNGSTLRDNSIIGGKDLKVIEVITKTHGAMILESILTAKESIDRYFDIFDDMEESGQESLNDEDEIQLIEMVIFLRWFYNLLLLIKENHILDFIYEDFDEYIEDFRKELEVAEKAYEARDLIGFIDILEFSIGDLLVEFYDNVEDYYNDIAEEENRKRLLN
- a CDS encoding ribonuclease HII; this translates as MKNKKNDERPENQLGLFSVEEKKVTRGRKKKEILNQEEEDISLRDFDINIGEEIIGVDEAGRGPLAGAVVAAAVKIKDYNSKLDEINDSKQLSEKKREKLYDVIKEHFYVGVGVADSKEIDEINILNATFLAMRRALENLKKECDGEYLVLVDGNFKIREYKGRQEPVIKGDGKSLSIAAASIIAKVTRDRMMREEALKYPLYGFEKHKGYGTKQHRDAIEEHGVLDIHRKSFLTKILK
- a CDS encoding ComF family protein; amino-acid sequence: MKSLSQNFRKLFFSVKCSICGKIVDSENHYICHECFKILRRKGEIKNIDNYYFLYYYEEDIKKVITDYKLKNRKGLSKEISILIKKPLKELISEKRINIVIPVPISRNRMRERGFNQVEEILKELDIGYKTIDRIKDTEHMYSILEEKRREENIKKAFKNNEVNADGKNILIIDDIVTTGSTIREVVKEISEKSSPKEIYIFSVAMSKFFKK
- the tpiA gene encoding triose-phosphate isomerase — its product is MRKKVIAGNWKMNKTNAEAVEMLTELKELVKGIDNVGIIIGAPFTALSDAVKAVKGSNIAIAAENVYPKDSGAYTGEVSPSMLKAIGVEYVILGHSERREYFKECDEFINEKVKAVLAAGMLPILCIGEKLEERESGKTGEVTETQIRGGLKDLTAEEAKKVIVAYEPVWAIGTGKTATPEMAQETHRQVRDVLVSMFGNETAEEMIIQYGGSMKPDNAVELLAQKDIDGGLIGGASLKASSFAKIVVAGK
- a CDS encoding zinc finger protein, whose protein sequence is MKLDFKCVKCGCDKYQVKTSILPEKSPGLRLELSTYYIKTCLNCGYTEIYSAKIVDMEKDEELKPEF
- a CDS encoding RluA family pseudouridine synthase, encoding MENIKETITVSANENDKGKRIDSFLNEVIDDATRSYIQKIIDNGYVEITGKKVTKSGNKLKGTETIVVNIPEDEILDVIPENIPLNIIYEDKDIVVLNKAPDMVVHPAHGNYSGTLVNALLYHIKDLSTINGVIRPGIVHRLDKDTSGVIVVAKNDEAHSTLSDMFKEKTLEKIYVCIAKGIFKDKSGRVETLIGRDSKDRKKMTVVDINGKNAISNYEVLDEGKNFSLVKVRIETGRTHQIRVHMKYLNHPILGDSVYGNSSEGVKRQMLHAYKLKFIHPITKKEMVVTADIPEDFKRAAKFAGVDIDKINF
- a CDS encoding riboflavin synthase; translated protein: MFTGLVEEMGEVLAIENGEKSLKIKIKCKKVLDKSKIGDSIATNGTCLTAVEIGENYFTADCMYETVKRTNLKRLKAGDKVNLEKSITLATPLGGHLVTGDVDCEGTIASITSEGIAKIYEIEIDRQYMKYVVEKGRVTLDGASLTVMRMTDNSLSVSLIPHTQEMVTLGSKNIGDHINVETDLIGKYVERLLSFSGEDKKEGLLTREFLLENGF